The following coding sequences are from one Lolium rigidum isolate FL_2022 chromosome 6, APGP_CSIRO_Lrig_0.1, whole genome shotgun sequence window:
- the LOC124659464 gene encoding auxin-responsive protein SAUR32-like, with amino-acid sequence MAASKGASRKSLVSRTLERCRSGLGGGGKVSAGTAPGCFSVYVGPERERFVVRADRANHPLFRRLLDDAEREYGYAAQGPLALPCSVDAFLDVLWHMDHDHDHDGGDNAVAPLSSPICGMQRGGSKSRSAGYRVLSPAKSSPASFFLSPKASPITTTGGKRR; translated from the coding sequence ATGGCGGCGAGCAAGGGCGCGAGCAGGAAGAGCCTGGTGTCGAGGACGCTGGAGCGTTGCAGGTCAgggctgggcggcggcggcaaggtGTCGGCAGGGACGGCGCCGGGATGCTTCTCGGTGTACGTGGGGCCGGAGCGGGAGCGGTTCGTGGTGCGCGCCGACCGCGCCAACCACCCGCTCTTCCGCCGCCTCCTCGACGACGCCGAGCGCGAGTACGGCTATGCGGCGCAGGGCCCCCTCGCGCTGCCTTGCTCCGTCGACGCCTTCCTCGACGTCCTCTGGCACATGGACCACGATCACGACCACGACGGCGGTGATAACGCGGTCGCGCCGTTGTCGTCGCCGATTTGCGGCATGCAGCGGGGCGGCAGCAAGAGCCGGTCGGCAGGGTACCGGGTGCTCAGCCCGGCCAAGTCGTcgccggcgtccttcttcttatcGCCCAAGGCTTCGCCGATCACCACGACGGGTGGCAAGAGAAGGTGA